AAGCTGAACTTGGGAAGGAATACCCGATTATTATTGGTGGGCAAAAAATAACAAGCAGCCGCACGTTAACGTCCGTGAACCCCGCGGCCAAGAATCAAGTTGTCGGAACGATCCATCAGGCAGATCAGGAATTGGCCGAAAAGGCCATTCAGACAGCCGCGGAGACATTCCGCACTTGGAAACATACCGATCCGAATGAACGGGCTCGTTATCTGTACAAAGCAGCTGCCATTATGCGCCGTCGCAAGCATGAATTCTCCGCATGGATGGTCTATGAAGCCGGCAAGACCTGGCCTGAAGCCGATGCGGATACAGCGGAAGCCATTGATTTTATGGAATTCTATGCACGGGATATGCAGCGACTGAGTGGACCCCAGCCCCTCGTGCGGATTGCAGGGGAAGATAATGAACTGAGTTATATACCGCTGGGCGTTGGCATTGTTATTCCACCTTGGAACTTCCCGCTGGCGATTATGGCAGGTATGACCTCTGCTGCACTGGTCTCCGGCAACACGGTGGTATTAAAGCCCGCCAGCACAACTCCGGTGATTGCAGCGAAGTTTATGGAACTGCTCGCAGAAGTTGGCCTGCCGGATGGCGTCGTGAACTTTTTACCAGGACCAGGCAGTGAAGTGGGCGATTATCTCGTGGATCATGCGCTCACCCGGTTTATCAGTTTCACCGGTTCCAGAGATGTAGGACTGCGAATTAATGAACGTGCAGCACGTACAGCTCCAGGTCAGAAATGGATCAAACGGGTCATTGCAGAGATGGGTGGCAAGGATTCCATCGTTGTAGACAGTGACAGTGATCTGGAACTCGCGGCAGAGTCCATTACCGCATCGGCATTTGGTTTCTCAGGACAGAAATGTTCGGCGTGTTCCCGTGCCATTATTCATAAGGATGTATATGATGAAGTATTGCAAAAAGTGATTGAACGGACACAGAAACTGACGATGGGCAGTCCACTTGAAGTTGGCAGTCAGGTCGGGCCGGTTATCGATGACAAGGCATATGCAAAGATCACGGAATATATTGAAATCGGCAAGGGTGAGGGGCGTCTTGTGCACGGTGGCGGTACAGGGAATGTTGAAGGTTATTTCATTGAACCAACCATAATTGCCGATGTGGACCCCAAAGCCCGGATTGCTCAGGATGAGATTTTTGGACCCGTGCTTGCATTCATCAAAGCCGAATCTTTCCAGGACGCATTGGATATCGCCAATAATACCGACTATGGACTGACCGGCGCGGTGATCTCGCGTAATCGTGAACATCTGGAACAGGCAAGACGCGAGTACTTCGCGGGTAATCTGTATTTCAACCGGAAATGTACCGGAGCACTGGTAGGCACGCATCCATTTGGCGGATTTAACATGTCAGGCACGGATTCCAAGGCAGGTGGAAGAGACTATCTGCTGCTGTTTACACAGGCGAAGCTGGTATCGGAGAAATACTAGACAGAAACTCATGATCGGACGAAATTCCTCTTACAATTGTGTGAATAGTATGCTATTATCCCTGCAAATCCTTTTGTTCGTATAAAAAAACGCTTATTACTCAGCAAGGCACAAGGAGGGAAACGGATGTTAGGTGTTCAGTTGGTGCAGGAACAACGTATTCGGCTGTCCATCACGCCGGAGATGAAACAATCCTTTCATTTGCTAACCATGTCCGGACAGGATCTGACTCGTTACTTGCTGGATGCGGCGGAGGAAAATCCAGTTCTTGAACTGGAAGAACAAGTTGCACCCCTCGCCCGGATTCCGCGGCGAATGGATCAGCGCAGGTATGATTCCTACGATCCGCTGCTTCAGGTCAGAGATGCAGAACCTACACTGGAACAGTTACTGATTGCCCAAATTCGAGTGATGACACTTCCAGTCGAAATGGAAAATATGGCCGTATATTTGGCAGGGTGCGTCAATGATGATGGTTATCTGACCGTTGAACTGGCAGAGGTGCAAGCAGCAATTGAGCAACCGATGAGCAAGATTGCAGCGGGACTGGAGCTTCTCCAATCGCTGGACCCTGCGGGTGTAGGGGCGCGGAATCTGCAGGAATGTCTTTTGCTCCAGATTAGACGTGATTCATCAGCTGCGCTGTATGCGGAGCGGATGGTGGAAGCGGGATTGGAAGCACTGGTTCCTTTTCACCCAGGTAAAACAGGGAGTCGATTAGGCATGACTTCACAAGAAGCTCAGGTTGCCTATGACTATATTACACGTCTTGACCCCAAGCCCTGTCGATCCATCGGATGTACGGAACGACCACATTACATTATTCCAGATGCCATTGTAGGGTTGCGTAACGGTGAGGCCTATTTTAGCCTGCATGTGGCAGGTAACCCTCGTGTATCGATGAATGAAGCGTGCATCCGCTGGATCAGGGAAGCGGCGCCTGACGAAATCTGGGCTACCCGCGCGGCAGAGGCGAGGGCGATCATTCGTAGTGTACACCTCCGGCGCAGGACTTTAGTGCGTGTGCTGGCGGCCGTGATGGAAGAGCAAAAGCACTTTTTGGTCAAAGGCCCATCCGCGCTAAAACCGCTTAATCTTGCTGTTATTGCAGAGAAGATTGGCATGCATGAATCAACGATAAGTCGTGCAGTCAGTGGTAAGTACATTCACACCCCATATGGTGTATATGAACTCAGGGCTTTTTTTGCCTCGGGAATTCGTACAACGTCAGGGAGTAAAACATCAGCATCAGCGGTGAAACGAAGATTAAAAGAAATCATTCGCACAGAACAGACGCAGCGGCCATACTCGGATAGTCACTTGACCACACTGCTTGCCGAGGAGGGAATTGTCATCTCCCGCAGAACGGTTGCCAAGTACAGGGAGGAACTTCAGATTCTGCCTTCCCTTGAGCGTAAACGATGGGCTTAATCAAATAGCTGATGTCTTATCATCTCTGAATTGAACACAAGAACCCCCGCGAACCGGATGAACGGTCTGCGGGGGTTCTTGTTGCATTATGGGTGTATAGGTTCCTGCGTTAGATTTCCTGAGTTCCTACAAGCGTTCCATATTACGCAGGAAATGTTCTCCGGCAATTCCTGGCGTCGTCATCTGCTCCGGATGAAGAATCTCTTCCAGTTCTTCCGGAGTCAGTAGTCCGCGTTCCAGAATGATCTCTTGCAAGGTAAGTCCAGTTTTGAGTGCTTCCTTCACAATGGAAGCCGCCACATTATAACCTAAGTGTGGGTTCAACGCCGTAACCACACTGAAACTTTGTTTCATGATTAATTCGCAGCGCTCTCGGTTAGCTTCCATCTCTTCAACCGCATAACGTGTGAACACATCAATCCCGTTATTCATGATTTTCAGTGATTGCAGCAAGTTAAACGCAATAACCGGGCCCATAACATTCAGCTCGAATTGACCAGCTTCACACGCCATGCAGATGGTGTGGTCATTGCCCATCACCTGGAAGGATACCTGGTTAATCACTTCTGCCATTACCGGATTGACTTTGCCCGGCATAATGGACGATCCGGGCTGACGCGGTGGCAGGAGTAGTTCATTGAATCCTGCACGCGGACCTGAGGCCATCATGCGAATGTCGTTACAGATCTTGGACAGACTGACCGCACATACCTTCAGTGCCGCCGAAAGTTCCAGATAGGCATCCGTGTTTTGCGTCGCATCCACGAGATCCTCAGCTGTTTGTAGTGGTAGTCCGGTAACATCGGATAGGTGTTCCGTAACTTTAACGATGTATTCAGGTTTCGCATTGAGCCCTGTGCCTACGGCAGTTGCGCCCATGTTAATTGTAAGCAAGCGACGATTGGCGAATTCCAGACGCTCGATATCCCTGCCGATGACACGGGCATAAGCTCCGAATTCTTGTCCAAGGCGAATAGGCACAGCATCCTGAAGATGGGTACGGCCTACTTTGACCACATCGTTGAACTCTTCTTCTTTTTTGTGGAACGCGTCCTGCAGTCTCTTCATGGTAGTGAGTAACGTCTCGGACAGTTGATATGCCGCAATACGCAGTGCTGTAGGTACCACGTCGTTGGTGGACTGGGACATGTTAACATGGTTGTTCGGATTGCAGTGGAAATAGTCTCCCTTGCTTTTGGTTAACAGCTCCAGTCCGCGGTTGGCCAAAATTTCGTTCATATTCATATTCATGGAGGTGCCTGCACCGCCCTGAATGGAGTCTACAATAAAATGATCCAGATGATGGCCTTTCATCATTTCTTCAGCTGCCATGACAATTACATTGCCGATTTTACTTGGTAGCATTTTCAGTTCCATATTCGTAACTGCTGCTGCCTTTTTCACCGCAGCCAGAGCTGTGATCAGCTCCCGGTGTACCGGAACGCCGGTAATCGGGAAGTTCTCCACGGCCCGCACCGTCTGAATGCCGTAATAGGCATAAGCCGGAATTTCTTTTTCACCGATAAAATCTTTCTCCGTCCTTGTGGACATAGTAGACATTTCGTTCGCCTCCAGTGGCATCCAATAAATAGGTCAGCTCCGGCATTGCCGAAGCGCACTCAGTATATCATTTAAGCAAAATGGATGCCAATCTAAATCATTTGGCCTCTTGTGCCGATAATAAATAAAATTAAGGATGTTAAATGGAATATTATTCAATTTTATGAGAATAGGAGGGGCGGCTAAGCTTGTCTTACATATTATGCGCTTCATGGTAGAGAAGTCATGCATGAACGGTAAATATGGGGCGGATAGAACGTTTTCAGTGATGTATATCACATGAAATTTGGTACTTGATTGGTAAAATAGGAAAAAAGGACTACGGGGTGTAAACATGAAATGGACTTTAGGCGCAAAGACAGTCGCAGGTTTGGTACTAATCTCAATTATTACGTACGGAACTAGCGGCTTTTTTATATTTTTTGTCAAAGACTGGATTAAGTTAGATATTCCAAATTGGGTATACATATCGATTATCCTGGTTATGGGGGTGTGTTGGAACGGGATTCTCGGGTGGTTTGCCTCTCGCTGGCTGACTCGTCCGATTGTTCATCTGTCTCGTGCGGCGCAACAGGTTTCATCTGGCGATCTGACAACGGAGATTCCGCAGCGCCGTACACAGGATGAACTTACTGTATTATATGATGCTTTTCGTGTAATGGTTTCTAATCTCAGAAGTATTGTGAACGATATTGCGGACAGTACACGGACCACATCTCAGAATGCGCAGTCGCTCAGTGAAGCCATTACCCAAGCTGCGGAGCAGATCGAGATGATGTCAGAAGCGGTGGATCATATTGCGGTAGGCGTAGAAGAGCAGAAGGTTACTTCCCATCAATCTCTGATTACGGCGGATGAGATGCTGAACGATTTTCAGCGTATGCATAGCCAGTCCATGGACATGACAGAGATGTCCGGTCAGATGGAACGATCGGTGGATCATACAAAACAGACATTCTCATCGTTGATGAAAGGCATGGACGAGCTGGCCGAATCACACAATCGTTCCCGCGACATTATGCTGCTACTGGAGAAGGAAGCCTCTGATATCGAAGTAATTACCCAGTCTGTCAAAAATATTGCTGAGGAAACAGGGTTGCTTGCCCTGAATGCTTCCATTGAGGCTGCACGAGCTGGCGAAGAAGGCTCTGGTTTTGCAGTCGTGGCGCAACAGATTCGTAAGCTGGCAGACGAGAGTAAGGAATCAGTGCATCGGATTAATGAGCTGATTAGTCGTGTGCAGCAGCGGATCAGGGAGACGGCACAACTGTCTCATGAGCAGCATGGTCTCGTGGTTAATGAATCGGAGCGGACCATCTCTGTAGATCAGACGTTGCATGAACTGACAGGCACGGTGGACGTATTTATGAAAGGTGCGCATGATATCGGTTCCAAGATTGCAGAACAGACTGGCCGTGTGGAACAAACGCATGGTCATGTGAAGAAGATCCAGGGGAAAGCAGGATCGTTCTCGGATGAGGCGAGACGAATCATGGATGCCGCACACGAAGAGACAGCCATCATGGAGGAGATTTCATCCTCGGCTGAAGAATTGAGACAATTAACCGATCGGTTATTGGACAAAACCAAAGCATTCCGGATGCAGCCTTAAGCTGTATTCGGGATTTTTTTTGCTTTTTGAGAACAGTTTTGGCATAATAATTTGCTTATTCTGGTTAAAGCCGAACGTTCTTTCGTGAAAACGAAAATTTGTAAAGATTATTTTATGAAAGATTAACAAATTCGCAACTTGCGGGCGATAAATGAAGATATAATAGGATTATCACAACAGATAAAGGAGCCCAGTATATTGAAAACTTGGACAGGTATCCTGCTGATGATTATTTTGGCGGTAGCTACGATTAGTACAACTTCGGCTGCCAGAACCATGAATGAATCGCAAAAACAGCTTAATATAGATGATCAATCCAGCCAGACCGCAGCGGTCGAGGCTTCCAATATAGATAAATTGCATGACACAGCGAAGACAACACAGGAATCCATTCCCGTGAAAGAGGAATACGTTTCGTTAGCTCCAGAGAATGA
The window above is part of the Paenibacillus sp. 1781tsa1 genome. Proteins encoded here:
- the pruA gene encoding L-glutamate gamma-semialdehyde dehydrogenase, whose product is MNIPFVNEPFTPFAVQANQEAFEDALRQVEAELGKEYPIIIGGQKITSSRTLTSVNPAAKNQVVGTIHQADQELAEKAIQTAAETFRTWKHTDPNERARYLYKAAAIMRRRKHEFSAWMVYEAGKTWPEADADTAEAIDFMEFYARDMQRLSGPQPLVRIAGEDNELSYIPLGVGIVIPPWNFPLAIMAGMTSAALVSGNTVVLKPASTTPVIAAKFMELLAEVGLPDGVVNFLPGPGSEVGDYLVDHALTRFISFTGSRDVGLRINERAARTAPGQKWIKRVIAEMGGKDSIVVDSDSDLELAAESITASAFGFSGQKCSACSRAIIHKDVYDEVLQKVIERTQKLTMGSPLEVGSQVGPVIDDKAYAKITEYIEIGKGEGRLVHGGGTGNVEGYFIEPTIIADVDPKARIAQDEIFGPVLAFIKAESFQDALDIANNTDYGLTGAVISRNREHLEQARREYFAGNLYFNRKCTGALVGTHPFGGFNMSGTDSKAGGRDYLLLFTQAKLVSEKY
- the rpoN gene encoding RNA polymerase factor sigma-54 — protein: MLGVQLVQEQRIRLSITPEMKQSFHLLTMSGQDLTRYLLDAAEENPVLELEEQVAPLARIPRRMDQRRYDSYDPLLQVRDAEPTLEQLLIAQIRVMTLPVEMENMAVYLAGCVNDDGYLTVELAEVQAAIEQPMSKIAAGLELLQSLDPAGVGARNLQECLLLQIRRDSSAALYAERMVEAGLEALVPFHPGKTGSRLGMTSQEAQVAYDYITRLDPKPCRSIGCTERPHYIIPDAIVGLRNGEAYFSLHVAGNPRVSMNEACIRWIREAAPDEIWATRAAEARAIIRSVHLRRRTLVRVLAAVMEEQKHFLVKGPSALKPLNLAVIAEKIGMHESTISRAVSGKYIHTPYGVYELRAFFASGIRTTSGSKTSASAVKRRLKEIIRTEQTQRPYSDSHLTTLLAEEGIVISRRTVAKYREELQILPSLERKRWA
- a CDS encoding aspartate ammonia-lyase gives rise to the protein MSTMSTRTEKDFIGEKEIPAYAYYGIQTVRAVENFPITGVPVHRELITALAAVKKAAAVTNMELKMLPSKIGNVIVMAAEEMMKGHHLDHFIVDSIQGGAGTSMNMNMNEILANRGLELLTKSKGDYFHCNPNNHVNMSQSTNDVVPTALRIAAYQLSETLLTTMKRLQDAFHKKEEEFNDVVKVGRTHLQDAVPIRLGQEFGAYARVIGRDIERLEFANRRLLTINMGATAVGTGLNAKPEYIVKVTEHLSDVTGLPLQTAEDLVDATQNTDAYLELSAALKVCAVSLSKICNDIRMMASGPRAGFNELLLPPRQPGSSIMPGKVNPVMAEVINQVSFQVMGNDHTICMACEAGQFELNVMGPVIAFNLLQSLKIMNNGIDVFTRYAVEEMEANRERCELIMKQSFSVVTALNPHLGYNVAASIVKEALKTGLTLQEIILERGLLTPEELEEILHPEQMTTPGIAGEHFLRNMERL
- a CDS encoding methyl-accepting chemotaxis protein, coding for MKWTLGAKTVAGLVLISIITYGTSGFFIFFVKDWIKLDIPNWVYISIILVMGVCWNGILGWFASRWLTRPIVHLSRAAQQVSSGDLTTEIPQRRTQDELTVLYDAFRVMVSNLRSIVNDIADSTRTTSQNAQSLSEAITQAAEQIEMMSEAVDHIAVGVEEQKVTSHQSLITADEMLNDFQRMHSQSMDMTEMSGQMERSVDHTKQTFSSLMKGMDELAESHNRSRDIMLLLEKEASDIEVITQSVKNIAEETGLLALNASIEAARAGEEGSGFAVVAQQIRKLADESKESVHRINELISRVQQRIRETAQLSHEQHGLVVNESERTISVDQTLHELTGTVDVFMKGAHDIGSKIAEQTGRVEQTHGHVKKIQGKAGSFSDEARRIMDAAHEETAIMEEISSSAEELRQLTDRLLDKTKAFRMQP